A region of Candidatus Hydrogenedentota bacterium DNA encodes the following proteins:
- a CDS encoding DUF2161 family putative PD-(D/E)XK-type phosphodiesterase produces the protein MPLDRLYKDAKAMPRDKTTRPRYETELARPVTAFLESQGYTVRSEVNDCDIVGTRDGHTVVVELKRSFTVSLLAQAADRQRVADAVYVALPRPAEPLRGKHWRRLRHLLRRLELGLILVSFTAGRPRLQIVFHPTPFARKRDSRRRGALLREVEGRSGDFNRGGSTGRKLVTAYRENAIHIACGLEALGDCSPAALRNLGTGPKTRDILYNNVYDWFERVDRGVYRLKDAGRSALKEYPGLAEHYRNQIARMQEKERE, from the coding sequence GTGCCTCTCGACAGGCTGTACAAAGACGCCAAAGCGATGCCCCGAGACAAAACAACCCGGCCCCGGTACGAAACCGAGCTTGCGCGGCCCGTGACCGCCTTCCTCGAGTCCCAGGGTTATACCGTGCGCAGCGAAGTCAATGATTGCGACATCGTCGGGACCCGGGATGGGCACACGGTCGTCGTCGAACTCAAGCGGAGCTTCACGGTGTCGCTGTTGGCTCAGGCCGCCGATCGGCAGCGCGTCGCCGACGCGGTCTACGTGGCCCTGCCGCGTCCCGCCGAACCTCTGCGCGGAAAACACTGGCGCAGGCTCCGCCACCTTCTCCGCCGCTTGGAATTGGGTCTTATTCTTGTGTCTTTCACGGCAGGGCGGCCCCGGCTCCAGATCGTATTCCATCCGACGCCGTTCGCCCGCAAACGAGACTCCCGGCGGCGGGGCGCGCTCCTGCGTGAAGTAGAGGGACGTTCCGGAGACTTCAACCGCGGCGGCAGCACGGGACGCAAACTGGTTACCGCCTACCGCGAGAACGCCATACACATCGCCTGCGGCCTCGAAGCGCTCGGCGACTGTTCGCCCGCCGCGTTGCGCAATCTGGGTACCGGTCCCAAGACACGGGACATCCTATACAACAACGTCTACGATTGGTTCGAGCGCGTGGACCGGGGCGTCTACCGCCTGAAAGACGCCGGCCGTAGCGCCCTCAAGGAGTACCCCGGCCTCGCCGAGCACTACCGGAACCAAATCGCGCGCATGCAGGAGAAGGAGAGAGAGTAG